The DNA region GCCAGTGGCAGCGGGTGGCGTTGGCCCGGGCGCTGATGCGCGAGGAGGCCGATCTGCTGGTGCTGGACGAGCCCAGCGCCGGCCTGGACGCCGAGGCGGAGTACGAGGTCAGTCGTCGGCTGGCCGCGCACCGGGCCGGCCGGACCAGCCTGCTGATCTCCCACCGGATGAACACCGTGCGCGACGCCGACCTGATCGTCGTACTGGCCGACGGCACGATCACCGAACGCGGCGACCATGAGGAACTGATCGACCTGGACGGCACGTACGCCCGGCTCTTCCGCCGTCAGGCCGCCGGCTACCAGGACCCGCAACCGGCGGCCTGACGACCAATTGAGTCGCCGCCCTGGGGTGGGTCGGCCTAACATTCGCCGGATGCGAGTGCTTTCCGTGAACGTGGGCAGACCCCGGCCCAACCCGGCCAAGGGTGGGTTGACCGGCATCGACAAACGCCCGGTGCAGGGCCCGGTCGCCGTCGTGGTGCCCGGCCCCAAGGGCACCGGCGAGGTGGGTCTGGTCGGTGACCGGGTCTACGACGTGAAGCATCACGGCGGCACCGACCAGGCCGTGTACGCCTACGCCCGGGAGGATCTGGACCGCTGGGCGGCCGAGTTGGGCATCACCCTCGGCAACGGCGGCTTCGGGGAGAACCTGACCACCGCCGGCCTGGACGTCAACGCCGCCCTGATCGGGGAGCGCTGGCGGATCGGGCCGGACGTCGTACTGGAGGTGTCCTCCCCACGGATCCCCTGCTCGACGTTCCAGCACTGGCTGCAGCAGCGCGGCTGGATCAAGCGGTTCACCCAGGCCGCCGTGCCCGGGGCATACCTGCGGGTGATCGAACCCGGTGAGCTTCGCGGCGACGACCCGATCGAGATCGTGTACCGGCCCGACCACCAGGTCACCATCGAGCTGGCCTTTCGTGCCCTGACCCTCGAACCGGAGCTGCTGCCGCAGTTGCTGGTAGCCGAGGCCCTGCCCGAGGAGGCCCGGGACTCCATCCGCCGACGGTCGGCCACCGGGTAGGCCCCATGCGCCGAGATGCGCACCCGCCACCGGGGAACTACGGTGTGTGGTCGGGGCGACATGGAATCAGCACTGACCGCACCACCAGCACCGCCAGCGGAGTTGGCAAGGGTACGCCGCTGGCCGGTCTCCCTGGTCCTGGCCGGGGTCATGTTCCTGGTGCTCTTCGACAGCCTCGCGGTCGCCACCGCCCTGCCCCAGATCGGCCGGGAGTTCGCCATCTCCCCGGACCAACTGCAATGGGTGATCACCCTCTACTCCCTGAGCATCGGCGGGTTCCTGCTGCTCGGCGGTCGGGTCTGCGACCTGTGGGGTAGGCGGCGCCTGATCGTCACCAGCCTGGGGGTCAACACCTTCGGCCTGCTGCTCGCCGGCGCCACCTCCTCGCTGCCGCTGCTGTTCGCCGGACGGGTACTCCAGGGCCTAGGTGCCGCCTTCGCCATCCCCGCCGCCTTGGCGTCGGCCGCCGCACTCTTCCCGGAGGAGCCCTGGCGCAGCCGGGTCTTCGCGGTGGTCGCGGCCGCCGCCAACTCCGCCGGGCTGGCCGGGGCCGTCTGCGGTGGGGTGATCACCTCCTACTGGGGTTGGCGCTGGATCTTCCTGGCCGTCGTCCCGGTGGGCCTGGTGGCGATGCTCGCCGCCCTCCGGCTGTTGCCGCCGGATCAGCCGACAGCCGGCCGCCGATCCCTGGATGTCACCGGTGCCCTGCTGGCCACCGGCGGGCTGGTAATCCTGATCTACGGCGCCACCCGGGTCGCCGAGCAGGGGCTGTCCGGTCCGGCACCGGCCATCGTCGTCGCCGGCCTGCTCCTGCTGGCGGTCCTCGTCCCCCTGGAACGCCGGATACGTGACCCGCTGCTCAAGCCCGCCCTGTTCCGTTCGCGTTCCCTGACCGCCAGCTGCCTGGCCTTCGCGGCCCACTCGGCGTCGTACGCGGCGATCGTCGTCGTGGGCAGCCTCCACCTCCAGGAGATCCACGGCCTGTCGGCCGCCCAGACCGGTCTCGTCCTGGCCCCGGTCCTGCTCGGCTCCCTCATCAGCGCCGCACCGGCAGGCTGGCTGGTCCGCCGCTACGGCCCGC from Micromonospora sp. NBC_01739 includes:
- a CDS encoding MOSC domain-containing protein; its protein translation is MRVLSVNVGRPRPNPAKGGLTGIDKRPVQGPVAVVVPGPKGTGEVGLVGDRVYDVKHHGGTDQAVYAYAREDLDRWAAELGITLGNGGFGENLTTAGLDVNAALIGERWRIGPDVVLEVSSPRIPCSTFQHWLQQRGWIKRFTQAAVPGAYLRVIEPGELRGDDPIEIVYRPDHQVTIELAFRALTLEPELLPQLLVAEALPEEARDSIRRRSATG
- a CDS encoding MFS transporter, which encodes MESALTAPPAPPAELARVRRWPVSLVLAGVMFLVLFDSLAVATALPQIGREFAISPDQLQWVITLYSLSIGGFLLLGGRVCDLWGRRRLIVTSLGVNTFGLLLAGATSSLPLLFAGRVLQGLGAAFAIPAALASAAALFPEEPWRSRVFAVVAAAANSAGLAGAVCGGVITSYWGWRWIFLAVVPVGLVAMLAALRLLPPDQPTAGRRSLDVTGALLATGGLVILIYGATRVAEQGLSGPAPAIVVAGLLLLAVLVPLERRIRDPLLKPALFRSRSLTASCLAFAAHSASYAAIVVVGSLHLQEIHGLSAAQTGLVLAPVLLGSLISAAPAGWLVRRYGPRTVVTVALTLCAGSLAGVAVGTGGSLPIVIAWLVAWGLSAGPVYVALTRECIGAAAPEDRGSASALFESTNHVGGALSVAAFLTLLGAGVGYGTVQLVGAAVVGLGILATIGLMPRSKPQTRT